A DNA window from Shewanella baltica contains the following coding sequences:
- a CDS encoding tetratricopeptide repeat protein: MQKLTVILFTLLLSLPFSVQSRDLEADEVELRESPQQMYDVLNKSISFPLAFQNRDQFERAAQEQGYSPIEFEQILYLLTRLNMEPNVKTKVGFQDAKSLIELLSTAAQSPYELAMVAMLNGRYLGRTEQKYQEAIGLYNEALTRINDSYDIEALILKHNIHEHLGGLHLLIRQEVPALMHFHTYRDIAYKLRNDYLIAAAEARLGFYYNFNQQLTKSLQHYSEAIRISNRSNYPAMKTNLQLQLSKVYRDLKQWDEALKNAHEAAAGFKKMGNDTYLSSCMTVIAMVYGEQGDWNKAIDYYLNAQQLDAKRGNYIAQGLNFHNLGQAYSNINDNVNALKYLLMANQIFKEKQSHHYQVYNELLIGEIAQTNQDWPLMMTHADIALALAIDLKLVNEQKAALTLIASASQKLGELTKTIDAQTRIIELGNTLAEKEKDSPVPTSALAEQQLKLELNMVQGKLAETVKESNSTHTLLLICCLIAGLLLLVIAYMLHHRRKTMAKNAALTQLSLQEPFTHNLGYAALLAHLSYNQTQAATTALGIIAFPAQLTTDLDYGQYFSDAVTAQLATHLTDALTAPVYVIRQGVFAVRFTQAVEPTHVLSQIRQKLDQQHIVHHFRLGFANLPLLAKSEIKMAAKLKFETVQMALACARSLEGNNDYFVALRALDFVPLSLFANPLFLHLEKGIERGLIRLDTNGNKEDVRWPCWENNQDRQLLENI; the protein is encoded by the coding sequence ATGCAAAAACTCACGGTTATTTTATTTACTTTGTTGCTGTCACTGCCTTTTAGCGTTCAAAGCCGAGATCTCGAAGCTGATGAGGTGGAGTTAAGAGAATCGCCACAGCAAATGTATGATGTACTCAACAAATCCATTTCCTTCCCCCTTGCGTTCCAAAACCGTGACCAATTTGAGCGTGCAGCCCAAGAACAAGGCTACAGCCCAATCGAATTTGAACAGATTTTGTATCTGCTGACTCGGCTGAATATGGAGCCGAACGTGAAAACTAAGGTCGGTTTTCAAGACGCAAAAAGCTTGATTGAACTCTTATCTACTGCAGCGCAATCGCCCTACGAACTTGCTATGGTCGCCATGTTGAATGGTCGTTACCTTGGCCGTACCGAACAGAAATATCAAGAAGCGATTGGCCTATATAACGAAGCGCTCACTCGCATCAACGACAGTTATGACATCGAAGCATTGATTCTTAAGCACAATATTCATGAGCACTTAGGCGGCTTACATTTATTGATCCGCCAAGAAGTACCGGCGCTGATGCACTTCCATACATACCGCGACATTGCCTATAAGCTCAGAAACGATTACTTAATCGCGGCGGCTGAAGCAAGACTGGGGTTCTATTACAATTTTAATCAGCAGCTCACCAAATCATTGCAGCATTACAGTGAAGCGATCAGGATCTCCAATCGCTCTAATTACCCGGCGATGAAAACCAATCTGCAATTGCAACTTTCTAAGGTATATCGCGATTTAAAGCAGTGGGATGAAGCCCTTAAAAATGCCCACGAAGCCGCTGCCGGTTTTAAAAAAATGGGCAATGACACCTATCTTTCAAGCTGTATGACTGTGATCGCTATGGTCTATGGCGAACAAGGGGATTGGAATAAAGCGATTGATTACTACCTTAATGCCCAGCAATTAGATGCCAAACGCGGTAACTATATTGCCCAAGGCCTTAATTTCCACAATCTTGGGCAAGCCTACTCAAATATTAATGACAATGTTAACGCCCTAAAATATTTACTGATGGCCAATCAAATATTCAAAGAAAAACAAAGCCATCATTATCAGGTTTATAACGAACTCTTAATTGGCGAAATCGCGCAAACTAACCAAGATTGGCCGTTGATGATGACCCATGCCGATATCGCATTGGCATTGGCTATCGACTTAAAACTCGTCAATGAACAAAAAGCAGCCCTCACACTGATTGCCTCGGCGTCGCAAAAATTAGGGGAATTAACCAAAACCATCGATGCCCAAACCCGTATCATAGAGCTAGGTAACACCCTTGCAGAGAAAGAGAAAGACTCACCAGTGCCGACCTCAGCCCTTGCGGAGCAACAGCTCAAACTTGAGCTCAACATGGTTCAGGGAAAACTTGCCGAGACAGTGAAGGAAAGTAACAGCACCCACACGCTACTGCTTATCTGCTGCCTGATTGCCGGACTCTTGCTGCTGGTGATTGCGTATATGTTGCATCATCGCCGCAAAACCATGGCAAAAAACGCCGCATTAACCCAACTGAGCCTACAGGAGCCCTTCACCCATAACTTAGGCTATGCGGCGCTATTAGCGCACTTAAGTTATAATCAAACTCAAGCGGCGACGACTGCCCTAGGGATTATCGCCTTCCCCGCCCAGCTCACGACCGATCTCGACTATGGCCAATATTTTAGTGATGCAGTCACGGCGCAACTGGCCACTCATCTAACCGATGCGCTCACAGCACCTGTGTATGTGATACGCCAAGGGGTATTTGCAGTGCGTTTCACCCAAGCCGTTGAACCAACGCACGTGCTCAGCCAGATACGCCAAAAACTCGACCAACAGCACATCGTCCATCATTTCCGTCTTGGTTTTGCCAACTTGCCACTGTTAGCAAAATCAGAAATCAAAATGGCCGCGAAATTAAAGTTCGAAACCGTGCAGATGGCGCTCGCCTGTGCCCGCAGTTTAGAGGGCAATAACGATTATTTTGTCGCCCTCAGAGCACTCGACTTTGTCCCTCTAAGCTTATTTGCCAATCCGTTATTTTTACACCTTGAAAAAGGCATTGAGCGCGGGTTAATCAGATTAGATACCAACGGAAATAAAGAGGATGTTCGCTGGCCTTGCTGGGAAAATAACCAAGATAGGCAATTACTGGAAAATATTTGA
- a CDS encoding GGDEF domain-containing protein has translation MKDSSATVSQLALLQQKLHSAKLALDEVNEDRNAKLQTLLQFIGHLSLACKGQNLELDNKLAKLRHNLNTFERVDEALPELVDVERLLKGQYHHVMVQLEESRTGLSQVIRQIQRVNSAPEKLKKEVNYFKQDLAKPFHTVWEYIPKVKQIIGFYETILQLQFNESEKLDVLPKHRQLAHELAQMISEIEFRKDQRDQVLVIKEVLSSEIEVDSLLEAYQTILALLLDNIAREKSASQEFLFALNDALAAVREVVSESYNHNQRSFQLKTQLNREINTRVDNAGEIIIDVEDVVDLKAQLTEQLNSIRSALARKEALEQREQALLRKSMETMRKELNELSNEANTYKERLFEQQKLNLLDSLTQLPNRAALEERMELEYRNYQRHKSPLWVAVADIDHFKTINDSFGHSTGDKTLQVIAMALKNSLRDTEFVARYGGEEFVLLLPDVAPADIAQLLNRVREKVKNIPFKFKNQRITVTVSIGAAQVMGSELIHETFERADAALYKAKHESRDRVVIDV, from the coding sequence ATGAAGGATTCGAGCGCTACCGTTTCACAACTTGCATTGCTGCAACAGAAACTTCATTCGGCCAAACTTGCCCTCGATGAAGTAAATGAAGACAGAAACGCAAAGTTACAGACATTACTGCAATTTATTGGTCACTTAAGCCTCGCCTGTAAAGGGCAAAATCTTGAGCTAGATAATAAACTCGCCAAACTTCGCCATAACTTAAATACGTTTGAGCGAGTCGATGAGGCATTGCCAGAATTAGTCGATGTCGAGCGCCTACTAAAAGGCCAATATCACCATGTGATGGTACAACTCGAAGAGAGTCGTACGGGTTTGTCACAGGTGATCCGTCAGATCCAACGCGTTAACTCTGCACCTGAAAAACTCAAAAAAGAAGTCAATTACTTCAAACAAGATCTGGCTAAACCTTTTCACACAGTTTGGGAATATATTCCTAAAGTTAAGCAAATCATCGGCTTCTACGAAACCATATTACAGCTACAATTTAACGAATCTGAAAAACTCGATGTCTTGCCAAAACACAGGCAGCTAGCCCATGAGCTGGCGCAGATGATTTCGGAAATCGAGTTTCGTAAAGATCAGCGTGACCAAGTCTTAGTGATCAAAGAAGTGCTCTCTTCTGAGATTGAAGTTGATAGCTTGCTCGAAGCCTACCAAACCATTTTAGCGTTATTACTTGATAACATCGCCCGCGAGAAATCGGCATCGCAAGAGTTTTTGTTTGCTCTAAACGATGCCTTAGCCGCAGTGCGTGAAGTGGTCAGTGAATCTTACAACCACAATCAACGCAGCTTTCAACTCAAGACCCAGTTGAATCGTGAGATCAACACCCGCGTCGATAACGCCGGTGAAATCATTATCGATGTGGAAGATGTCGTCGATCTTAAAGCCCAATTGACTGAGCAACTTAACTCCATTCGTTCGGCATTGGCCCGAAAAGAAGCCTTAGAGCAAAGAGAACAAGCCTTACTGCGTAAATCGATGGAGACGATGCGCAAAGAGCTTAATGAATTAAGTAACGAGGCAAACACCTACAAAGAGCGTTTGTTTGAACAGCAAAAACTTAACTTGCTCGACAGCTTAACTCAATTGCCTAACCGTGCCGCGTTAGAAGAGCGCATGGAGCTTGAATACCGTAACTATCAACGGCATAAATCTCCCCTGTGGGTGGCGGTTGCCGATATCGACCATTTCAAAACTATCAACGACAGCTTTGGTCACAGCACGGGCGACAAAACCCTGCAGGTGATTGCGATGGCATTGAAAAACTCGCTACGCGATACAGAGTTTGTTGCCCGTTATGGTGGCGAAGAATTTGTCCTGTTATTACCCGATGTAGCACCTGCCGATATCGCTCAACTTTTAAACAGAGTGCGCGAGAAAGTAAAAAATATTCCATTTAAATTTAAAAATCAGAGAATTACAGTTACAGTATCTATAGGGGCTGCGCAAGTTATGGGAAGTGAGCTCATACATGAGACCTTCGAACGCGCCGATGCAGCACTCTACAAAGCGAAACACGAAAGCAGAGACAGGGTTGTGATTGACGTATAA
- the ppnN gene encoding nucleotide 5'-monophosphate nucleosidase PpnN, protein MIVKVSPKGSMDQLSQLEVDRLKKSAKSTLYQLYRNCSLAVLAAGLKTDNSKALFEQYHDFDIHVLQRERGVKLELVNPPEQAFVDGQIITGIQEHLFSVLRDILYISDRYDSLKHINLTNAHHITNVVFDILRNARAIAPMKDPNVVVCWGGHSINAIEYQYTREVGYQLGLRELDICTGCGPGAMEGPMKGAAIGHAKQRMKNARYIGLTEPSIIAAEPPNQIVNELVILPDIEKRLEAFVRLGHGIIIFPGGAGTAEELLYILGILLNEENQETPFPLILTGPTESADYFIKIDEFIASTLGPEAQKKYQIIIDNPTEVARIMKKSMEQVKAYRRSTGDAYQYQWALKIESEFQLPFVPSHEVMANLDLHFQTNKAELAANLRKAFSGIVAGNVKSETIKHIERDGPFQLKGDPKLMDMMDKLLSAFVQQQRMKLPGSAYIPCYQIVK, encoded by the coding sequence ATGATAGTAAAAGTCAGCCCTAAAGGCAGCATGGATCAGCTTTCGCAACTTGAAGTTGATCGTCTCAAAAAAAGTGCCAAAAGCACGCTATATCAACTGTACCGCAACTGCTCCTTAGCAGTACTTGCCGCGGGTTTAAAAACCGACAACTCTAAAGCCCTATTCGAGCAATACCATGATTTCGACATCCACGTCCTACAACGGGAACGCGGTGTTAAATTAGAACTGGTCAATCCCCCTGAACAAGCTTTTGTCGATGGCCAAATAATCACCGGCATTCAAGAACATCTGTTCTCAGTCTTACGCGACATCCTCTATATCAGCGACAGATACGACTCGCTCAAACACATTAATCTGACCAACGCCCACCATATCACCAATGTGGTGTTTGATATTTTACGTAACGCGCGGGCGATTGCCCCCATGAAAGACCCTAACGTCGTCGTCTGTTGGGGCGGGCACAGTATTAATGCCATCGAATACCAATATACCCGCGAGGTAGGTTATCAACTTGGCCTGAGGGAATTGGACATTTGTACTGGCTGTGGTCCTGGCGCGATGGAAGGCCCGATGAAAGGTGCGGCCATAGGTCATGCCAAACAAAGGATGAAAAATGCCCGTTATATTGGTTTGACTGAGCCAAGTATTATTGCCGCCGAGCCACCGAATCAAATCGTCAATGAACTGGTGATCTTGCCCGATATTGAAAAACGCCTCGAAGCCTTCGTGCGTTTAGGTCACGGCATTATTATCTTCCCAGGTGGTGCTGGCACGGCGGAAGAGTTGCTCTATATCTTAGGTATCTTACTCAACGAAGAAAACCAAGAAACCCCTTTCCCACTGATCCTCACAGGCCCCACTGAAAGCGCCGATTACTTCATTAAGATTGATGAGTTTATCGCCTCAACCTTAGGCCCTGAAGCTCAGAAAAAGTATCAAATCATCATAGATAATCCCACTGAAGTAGCGCGTATCATGAAGAAAAGCATGGAGCAGGTGAAAGCCTATCGCCGCTCAACGGGTGATGCTTACCAATATCAGTGGGCACTGAAGATTGAATCTGAATTCCAGTTACCTTTTGTCCCGAGCCACGAGGTGATGGCAAACTTGGACTTGCACTTCCAAACCAATAAAGCCGAGCTTGCCGCCAACCTGCGCAAAGCGTTTTCGGGTATAGTGGCGGGTAACGTCAAGTCGGAAACAATCAAGCACATAGAGCGCGATGGTCCCTTCCAATTGAAGGGCGATCCTAAACTCATGGATATGATGGATAAGCTCTTGAGTGCATTTGTGCAACAGCAGAGAATGAAGCTTCCCGGAAGCGCTTATATTCCTTGCTACCAAATAGTGAAATAG
- the xni gene encoding flap endonuclease Xni, whose product MNKFLIIDGLNLVRRIYAAIPDETDMQSLTERVSSACTKLLRVHRPTHVAIVWDGDEISWRKQLYPDYKKGRKPMPEPLAQGLVALQDHLTAMHIGSIYAAAEADDVIATLAIKTAKAQGEAIIVSTDKGFSQLNHRQISQWDHFNQQYLDIAALEQKLGVERSQFLDLMALAGDSGNKIPGIAGIGPKSAAELLKTFRSLPTLFSSLSNLGAKQAKKLAEGKEMARLSYKLAQLQTDLPLNINLKDFRVIDSPPEKTINQD is encoded by the coding sequence ATGAACAAGTTTTTAATCATCGATGGTCTCAACTTGGTTCGCCGCATTTACGCGGCGATCCCCGATGAAACAGATATGCAAAGCCTCACAGAGCGCGTCAGTTCGGCGTGCACTAAACTGCTGCGGGTGCATCGCCCTACCCATGTGGCTATTGTGTGGGACGGTGATGAGATCTCATGGCGTAAACAGCTTTATCCCGATTACAAAAAAGGTCGTAAACCTATGCCAGAACCACTGGCGCAGGGTTTAGTTGCGCTGCAAGACCACTTAACCGCAATGCACATTGGCTCTATTTATGCCGCCGCCGAGGCCGATGATGTGATTGCGACACTGGCGATAAAAACCGCCAAAGCGCAAGGTGAAGCCATAATTGTGTCCACCGACAAAGGTTTTAGTCAGCTTAATCATCGCCAAATTAGTCAATGGGATCACTTTAATCAGCAGTACCTCGATATTGCGGCATTGGAACAAAAGCTTGGTGTTGAGCGCAGCCAATTTCTCGACTTGATGGCATTAGCGGGCGACAGCGGTAATAAAATTCCTGGTATTGCGGGCATAGGCCCTAAGTCGGCAGCCGAGTTATTGAAAACCTTTAGAAGCTTACCGACCTTGTTCTCCTCATTATCTAACCTAGGCGCTAAACAAGCGAAGAAGCTCGCCGAGGGCAAAGAGATGGCGAGGCTGAGTTATAAGCTGGCGCAGTTACAAACGGACCTACCACTCAATATCAACTTGAAAGACTTTCGCGTGATTGACTCCCCACCTGAAAAAACCATCAATCAAGACTAA
- a CDS encoding DUF3192 domain-containing protein, whose translation MKSKVSVIIGSIFAAYVAFVAVVVLVYEPTPEDMNWEDRQAYNSQKMNDLTLGQNIGSVKELLGKADFSEAKAVKEAKLQVLFYRTHHEKSDGVTTKEECTPLIFENDKLIAWGQDTYKQYLDAGTDTVLTSAHETLSSK comes from the coding sequence ATGAAATCAAAAGTTTCAGTAATTATTGGTAGTATTTTTGCCGCCTACGTCGCCTTTGTCGCTGTGGTTGTACTGGTTTATGAACCAACGCCAGAAGACATGAATTGGGAGGACCGACAGGCCTATAACAGCCAGAAGATGAACGATTTAACCTTAGGGCAAAATATCGGTTCAGTAAAAGAATTGCTCGGTAAGGCCGACTTTTCAGAGGCAAAAGCCGTCAAGGAAGCCAAGTTACAGGTGCTTTTTTATCGCACTCACCATGAGAAATCAGACGGTGTGACGACCAAAGAGGAATGTACCCCGCTTATTTTTGAAAATGATAAGTTGATTGCTTGGGGCCAAGATACCTATAAGCAATACCTCGATGCGGGCACAGACACTGTGCTCACTTCCGCCCACGAGACATTGAGCAGTAAATAA
- a CDS encoding S9 family peptidase — protein MKLIPITSLVLLSLGILPAVQAETSTKPLTLTDIMHFESLEKPVIADKGQVIAVESAPDRGDSHVIVKNVLSQQSYQIAGGSDPLVSHDGRFVAVVVKPSLLTRETSDAKAKKKLKSDMVLLDTQTGTQTRFERVKEFVFSDDGKHLAMWFEADEESKKDAEPKASEKLAEAGTQTPAKADKPKVDKFDQGRRFTLLSLDYQTQRIDVEQVTGYVFDKASRRLALAVNDIANKQHQLQLVDLRTHQKTVAFDSPSQQVGALALAKNGRWLAFTQGKDSELPYGRSYQLSLVDLQSGKISKTPESPEWKLNRYTSLSFSLDSERLFFGRVPEVSQQLSLQKISEEKDLFDADIVTGQRGLKVWHGDDPRIKPHEIKQYDDEQKRTYLAVLHLGSNNVVQLGDKTVPDVTISQHKRFMLASSDLPYRKMATWAGFYQDYYLVDINTGSKVPFLTQQPSDAEPSLSGNGKYVAYYQQGNVYLYDIAEAHRTNLTRSLKVSFADEDHDYPSSAPGYGFGPWLKDDAGFLVYDKYDVWQFNTESKAGFALTAGKGRTQKIQYRLEGLVDNPDEPTELAYNATVLLHGYSDKTKADGFYQATLGAAGVKTLMQGEYKLTVLGRSKDADTIVFSKERFDLFPDLYTANYSAPQNALKQTDLDKQRQAFNWSKAELVHWTNGDGKPLDGVLIKPTNYQAGQRVPVLVYYYRFMTDRLHAFPQMNINHRPNFAWYINNGYAVFLPDIRFEIGYPGTSSVQALTSGVQKLIEMGIADPDAIGLQGHSWSGYQTAFAITQTKMFKAAVAGAPVSNMTSAYSGIRHGTGIARQFQYETGQSRIGASLFAAPQKYIENSPVFYADRIQTPLMIMFGDKDDAVPWEQGVEMYLAMRRAGKDVVFLQYEDEPHHLKKYPNKLDYSIRMMQYFDHYLKGKPAPEWLSKGEAYVEYKADDE, from the coding sequence TTGAAGTTAATCCCTATCACATCTCTGGTGCTGTTATCCCTTGGAATATTGCCAGCAGTGCAGGCTGAAACCAGCACTAAACCGCTCACCCTCACAGACATCATGCACTTTGAATCCCTTGAAAAGCCGGTTATCGCAGATAAGGGCCAAGTCATCGCGGTCGAGTCTGCGCCCGATCGCGGGGATAGTCACGTCATTGTGAAAAATGTGCTGTCGCAGCAAAGTTATCAAATCGCGGGTGGGTCAGATCCTTTAGTGAGTCACGATGGCCGCTTTGTGGCTGTGGTGGTCAAACCGAGTTTGCTTACGCGTGAAACGAGTGATGCCAAGGCGAAGAAAAAACTCAAATCTGACATGGTATTACTTGATACCCAAACGGGCACTCAAACCCGCTTTGAGCGCGTGAAGGAATTCGTGTTCAGTGATGACGGTAAGCATTTGGCAATGTGGTTTGAGGCCGATGAAGAGTCTAAAAAAGATGCTGAGCCTAAAGCCAGCGAAAAACTCGCTGAAGCAGGCACACAAACCCCAGCGAAAGCCGATAAGCCAAAGGTTGATAAGTTTGACCAAGGCCGCCGTTTTACTTTGCTTAGTTTAGACTATCAAACCCAGCGCATCGATGTTGAGCAAGTGACTGGTTATGTGTTTGATAAGGCGAGCCGCCGACTTGCATTGGCGGTGAATGATATCGCCAATAAACAGCATCAATTGCAGTTAGTGGATTTACGTACCCACCAAAAAACCGTCGCTTTTGACTCGCCTAGCCAACAGGTTGGTGCGTTAGCGCTGGCTAAAAATGGTCGTTGGCTGGCGTTTACGCAGGGCAAAGATAGCGAGTTGCCCTATGGTCGAAGCTATCAGTTATCGCTGGTCGATTTGCAATCGGGTAAAATCAGCAAAACTCCTGAGTCACCCGAGTGGAAACTTAATCGCTACACAAGTTTAAGCTTCTCATTGGACAGCGAACGGCTGTTCTTCGGCCGCGTGCCAGAGGTGAGCCAGCAGCTTAGTTTGCAGAAAATCTCCGAAGAAAAAGACCTGTTCGATGCCGATATTGTTACCGGACAGCGCGGTCTTAAGGTGTGGCATGGTGACGACCCACGGATTAAACCCCACGAAATCAAGCAATATGATGATGAGCAAAAACGCACTTACCTTGCGGTATTGCATTTAGGCTCAAATAACGTGGTGCAGCTTGGCGATAAAACCGTGCCAGATGTGACCATTTCACAACATAAGCGCTTTATGTTGGCGAGTTCAGATTTGCCCTATCGCAAGATGGCGACGTGGGCTGGCTTCTATCAAGACTATTATCTGGTCGACATTAACACTGGCAGTAAGGTGCCTTTTTTGACTCAGCAGCCGAGCGATGCCGAGCCAAGTTTGTCGGGTAACGGTAAGTATGTGGCTTATTATCAGCAAGGTAATGTGTATCTTTATGATATTGCTGAGGCCCATCGCACTAACCTGACAAGATCATTAAAGGTCAGCTTTGCCGATGAAGACCATGACTATCCATCGAGCGCGCCGGGATACGGTTTTGGCCCTTGGCTGAAAGATGACGCTGGGTTCTTGGTTTACGATAAATACGATGTCTGGCAGTTTAATACTGAATCTAAGGCAGGTTTTGCCTTAACCGCAGGTAAAGGGCGCACCCAGAAAATTCAATATCGTCTTGAGGGCTTAGTCGATAATCCCGATGAACCGACTGAGCTTGCCTATAACGCCACTGTGTTACTCCACGGTTATAGCGATAAAACTAAGGCCGATGGCTTCTACCAAGCGACGCTCGGCGCAGCGGGCGTGAAAACGCTGATGCAAGGCGAGTATAAGTTGACTGTGTTAGGACGCAGTAAAGACGCAGACACTATCGTGTTTTCTAAGGAGCGTTTCGACTTATTCCCCGACTTGTATACCGCTAACTATAGCGCCCCGCAAAATGCGCTTAAGCAAACGGATTTAGATAAGCAACGCCAAGCGTTTAACTGGAGCAAAGCCGAGTTAGTTCACTGGACGAATGGCGATGGTAAGCCGTTAGATGGCGTGCTGATCAAGCCGACCAATTATCAAGCGGGTCAGCGTGTTCCTGTGTTGGTTTATTACTATCGTTTTATGACGGATAGACTGCATGCCTTCCCGCAGATGAACATTAACCACAGACCTAATTTTGCTTGGTATATCAATAATGGCTATGCGGTGTTCCTGCCTGATATTCGCTTTGAAATTGGTTACCCTGGTACGAGTTCGGTGCAAGCGCTCACCTCAGGCGTGCAAAAGCTGATTGAGATGGGCATTGCCGATCCCGATGCTATTGGTCTGCAAGGTCATTCTTGGAGTGGTTATCAAACGGCGTTTGCCATCACTCAGACTAAGATGTTTAAGGCGGCGGTCGCGGGTGCGCCTGTATCGAACATGACCAGCGCCTACAGTGGCATTCGCCATGGTACGGGTATTGCGCGTCAGTTCCAGTATGAAACTGGACAGAGCCGTATTGGCGCGAGTTTGTTTGCCGCGCCACAAAAATACATTGAAAACTCACCAGTATTTTACGCTGACCGTATTCAAACGCCTTTGATGATCATGTTTGGTGATAAGGACGATGCGGTGCCTTGGGAACAAGGTGTTGAAATGTACTTGGCCATGCGCCGTGCGGGTAAAGATGTGGTGTTCTTACAATATGAGGATGAGCCGCATCACTTGAAAAAGTACCCGAATAAGCTCGATTACAGCATTCGCATGATGCAGTATTTCGACCATTATCTGAAAGGTAAACCCGCGCCAGAATGGCTCAGCAAAGGCGAAGCCTATGTCGAGTACAAGGCTGATGATGAATAA
- a CDS encoding isocitrate dehydrogenase, translating to MSKRTITVIPGDGIGPSIIDSALKILDKAGCDFEYEFADAGLTALEKQGELLPPRTLELIEKNRITLKGPLTTPVGEGFTSINVTLRKKFGLYANVRPVISFKGTQARYENIDIITVRENTEGMYSGYGQKVSEDGLTAEATSIVTRQGAEQIATFAYELARKENRKKVTIVHKANIMKSTSGLFLKVAREVSLRYPDIKTEEMIVDATCMKLVMNPENFDVIVTTNLFGDILSDLCAGLVGGLGMAPGANIGRDAAIFEAVHGSAPDIAGKNLANPTSVILASIQMLEYLGMADKAEQIRKAVSAVIEEGDRTTRDLGGTHGTTDFTQAVLERL from the coding sequence ATGTCAAAAAGAACGATAACCGTAATTCCAGGTGATGGAATTGGCCCAAGTATTATTGATTCAGCCTTAAAAATTCTCGATAAAGCGGGCTGTGATTTTGAATATGAATTTGCCGATGCCGGCCTGACTGCACTCGAAAAGCAAGGCGAGTTACTCCCACCGCGCACCTTAGAATTAATCGAAAAAAACCGTATCACACTGAAAGGTCCACTGACGACGCCAGTAGGTGAAGGCTTTACCTCTATCAACGTGACTTTACGTAAAAAATTCGGCCTGTACGCTAACGTACGCCCAGTGATTTCGTTCAAAGGCACTCAAGCTCGTTACGAAAATATCGATATCATCACTGTGCGCGAAAACACTGAAGGCATGTATTCTGGCTATGGCCAAAAAGTGTCTGAAGATGGTTTAACGGCAGAAGCGACCAGTATCGTGACTCGCCAAGGTGCCGAGCAAATCGCCACTTTTGCCTACGAACTAGCTCGCAAAGAAAACCGTAAGAAAGTCACTATCGTGCACAAAGCCAACATCATGAAGTCAACATCAGGCCTGTTCCTGAAAGTGGCCCGTGAAGTGAGCCTACGTTACCCAGACATCAAGACTGAAGAAATGATCGTCGATGCAACGTGCATGAAGTTAGTGATGAACCCAGAAAACTTCGATGTGATCGTAACGACCAACCTGTTCGGTGATATTTTATCGGATCTGTGTGCTGGTTTAGTCGGTGGTTTAGGTATGGCACCAGGGGCAAACATTGGCCGTGATGCAGCGATTTTCGAAGCCGTTCACGGTAGTGCACCGGATATCGCTGGTAAAAACCTTGCAAACCCAACCTCAGTAATTTTAGCCTCTATCCAGATGCTCGAATATTTAGGTATGGCTGACAAAGCTGAGCAAATCCGTAAAGCGGTATCTGCAGTGATCGAAGAAGGCGACCGTACCACTCGCGATTTAGGCGGCACTCACGGCACGACTGACTTCACTCAAGCGGTTCTTGAGCGTCTGTGA